Sequence from the Deltaproteobacteria bacterium genome:
CTGCCCGCCGTCTGGCGATGGGCCACGTCCAAGACGGGTTCGGCGTGAGCCAGCGCCGAGCGTGTGACGCGCTGGGGGCAGCGCGGTCGAGCGTCCGGTACACGAGCGGACGTGGCGACGACCCGATCCGGGAGCCGCTGCGGGCCGTGGCGGCTCGCCGACGTCGTTGGGGGTACCGCCGGCTCGCGCTGCTGCTGCGGTGCGTAGGCTGGCAGGTGAACGACCAGCGCGTGTACCGGCTCTACCGGGCGGACGGCCTCGCGGTGCGCCGGTGGAAGCGGAAGAAGCTCGCCGCCGGCCGCCGGATCGCACGGCCCGTCCCGACCGGCCCCAACCAGCGGTGGTCAATGGACTTCATGGGCGACACGTTGGCCAGCGGCCGGCCGTTCCGCACGTCGGCTCACTCGATCTTGAGCGCGACGCGCACGGAGTCGTCGACCTCGCTCGAGTCGATGTAGCCGATGGCGTCCCGGTCGGTGGCCACATACCGCTTGACGGCGGCACCGGAAGACAGGACAGCCGGCGGGAAGATCCCCGCGAAGTACTGCTGGTCCCAGTACGCCCGCAGCTGCCCCGGATCGGCGCGCAGGACCCGGCGCGAGAAGGATGCGCGCGCCGCGGTCCCAAGCTCGCGGTGGAGCGCCACGATCGGCGCCCCGTCGTCCCAGAAGCGGCGTTTCCGCAGATAGATGCGGGCCACGTCCTCGATGTCGAGCGCGTCGGTGCGCTCGCGGTGTACGACGATCGCCAGCGCCTGCTCCTCCGGGACGGCGGGCATCGGTATGAGCAAGGCCATCGCCGCGCAGAGGAGCGCCCCGACCCGCCGCATCTCAGAAGAGGACCGTGAAGGACGTCCTGACGCCGGGCGGGGACTCCTCGGCGCGGTGATCGGCGAACAGGTACTCGCCCTTGAGGACGACGAACGGCCAGGGCTTGTAGGCGAGGCCGACGAC
This genomic interval carries:
- a CDS encoding phosphate ABC transporter substrate-binding protein, translating into MRRVGALLCAAMALLIPMPAVPEEQALAIVVHRERTDALDIEDVARIYLRKRRFWDDGAPIVALHRELGTAARASFSRRVLRADPGQLRAYWDQQYFAGIFPPAVLSSGAAVKRYVATDRDAIGYIDSSEVDDSVRVALKIE